From Deltaproteobacteria bacterium:
TCTCTGGACCACTCAACTTACGTAAGCAATCTGCAAGCGAATTGAATCCAAGCTCCGCGTACCTGAGCGCCCATCTGACATCCCGATATCCCAGGGACCAAAGCCGTTCCACCCGCCGACACCGCTCCAACTCCGTCGTGGAGTCGCAGTCCGCTGCGTGCATCACCCTGAATCCGCGCAGCACGCAAGTACTTCACCGCCGCATCGCCGAACATCCCGGTGTGCAGACACCGGATGCGGCAACGGTTTGGGCGACCTGTTATAGTCTCGCTCAACGGCATACGTCGTTCGCCTGGAGGAGCAGTCCCACATGCCCGCAATGCAGATCGATGAGTCCACATTGACCAAGATGCAGTTGAGAAAGTTGCAGGCGTTGCGGAATTCAGTCGGCGACGAAATCGGCGATCGCGCCTTCCTCGACTGGCTGTCATCGCAGCCGGCGGCTGCGGGGGCGGCACCGGATGAGAACGCGACGCTGATCGTCGACACCTTGTGGCCGCTGATCCAGCAGGGCACCCTGACAATCCCGCGCGGCGGCTACCTGCTCAGACGGGGCCGGGGCAGGATTATCGTCGAGCCCGCGCGCCGGTAGGCCCGCACGGGACAAACGCCGCTTGCAGCGTGAGCCGCGGATCGGGATAGAGGCGACCGGCGAATGACCGGCATGGGCGGCACACTTGAGTTCTCGGTTGCCAACGATCTGCGCGGCATCAGCAGCGCGGCCGCCAGGATCGACGCGTTTTGCGCGGCTCACGATCTGGCGCACGGCATTTCCTTCGACGTCACTCTGGCGTTCGACGAGCTGGTGACCGACGCGATCGGCTACGGCTTCGACGACGGGGAGCACCGCATCGATCTTGCCCTGCGCATCGAGGGCGGCACGCTGACGGTGGAGGTCGCGGACGACTGCAGGCCGTTCGATCCGTTCCAGGCGCCGGAGCACGACTTGTCCGCCCCGGTGGAGGAGCGCGCCAGGGGTGGGCTCGGCATCTACCTCGTCCGCAAGACGATGGACGCGGTGACGTACCGGCGGGAGGACGGCCGCAACGTGGTGACACTGACGAAGAGGACGGCAGCGGGCGAGGCAGCGTGAGCATGCAGGCGCTCTTGCGGTCGGCACGTCCGGGTCCCTTCCCGCAGGATCGCAGTGGCAGCACCAAGGCGCCGCCAAACATGCCTCCTGCTTCGCGCGTCTCTCTTCCATCGGGGAAACGGGCCACGCCTGGCCGGGAGGCTGGAGCGGGCACACGTGAACCGGGCGTACTGCCGGAACCATGACCGATCGCGAACAGGACGGGGTTCCGTCCACGAGCATCCTGATCGCCTTCGAGAGCGCCGCGCGTCTTGGCAACTTCTCGTACGCCGCGCGGGAGCTGGGCACCTCGCAGTCTGCCGTGAGTCGACACATCGCGAGCCTCGAGAAGCAGCTCTCGGCCCGCCTGTTCGAGCGCTCCCCGACCGGCGTGAGCCTGACCGCCGCCGGCCTCCTTTACCGCAAGGCCGTCCTGGTCGGTCTGGGGGCCTTGCGCGCAGGCGCTGCGGAGGTCGCGGCGCTTTCGGACGAGGAGCCGTCGGAGGTGGTTGTCGCGTGCTCCGAGGAGGTATCGCACCTCTTCGTGACGCCCNNNNNNNNNNNNNNNNNNNNNNNNNNNNNNNNNNNNNNNNNNNNNNNNNNNNNNNNNNNNNNNNNNNNNNNNNNNNNNNNNNNNNNNNNNNNNNNNNNNNGTCGGAGGTGGTTGTCGCGTGCTCCGAGGAGGTATCGCACCTCTTCGTGACGCCCGGGATCGAGGCGCTGCGGGAGGCGCTGGGTCCTGGAACCGCGATCCGAGTTCTCGCCCACGCCGACGGTAGCGCAACCATGCCGCCGAAGACCGAGGCGGACGTGCTCCTGACCTGGGACGCAGGATTCGCCGCACCGGAGGACTGCACGGTGATTGCTGCCGAGGCGGTCGGGGCTTTCTGCTCGCCGGGCTATGCCGCCCTTCACGCAGAGGTCCTGGCCGGGCCGGTCACAGGCTGGGGCGGACTGACCTTTCTCTGCACCACGGGTTCGGAGGAGCATCGGGCTTCGTGGGAGACGTGGTTCGCGGCTGCCGGCCGTCCCGCCTCCGAACCCCGGTACGTGCCGCATGACAGCTACACGCATGCCTTGGACGCTGCCCTCGCCGGCCGCGGTGTGGTGCTCGGCTGGCGGCATCTGGTCTGGCGGTACGTGGAGAGCGGGCTTCTGGCGGCGCTCTCGGGCGGCTTCGTCGAGACCAGCCGGCGCTTCCATGCCGCGCTCACGCCGAGGGGCCGGAACAGGCCCCTGGCGCGAAGGTGCCTGACCTGTTTCGGTGGAGGCTCGTAGCGCGGCCGCTACGCCGCGCCACAGCCGTCGAGCGGCGCAAGCGGCGGTCAAGACTTTCTCCGCCTGGCCCGGCCGAGGACCTGTTCCACCTGCGCGCGGGGCAGACGCAATTGCCGTGCGATGGCCGCAGGCTTGACGCCCGCCTCGAACGCGGCGCGGACGAGCCTCGCCTGTCCCGGCGCGAGCGGCAGTGGCCGACGCTTCGACTTGCCGTCGGCCGCAGGTGCCGGACCCGACGGCTTCTGCGCCCGGGAAGCCGGCGGCGGGACCTGTTCTCCGCCGAGCGGCCATCCCCGACGGCGTGCCTCTTCGACCGCCGCGCGCAGCAGCCCGTCGAGCTGGGCATCGTCGAGATGACGCAAAGAGGCCGGCAGGTTCGACGGCAGCGCATAGCGCATCTTCCCATCGGAGGGTGGGGCACCCGAGCCGGCACTATCGCCCGCGTCCGCCATTCCAGCCTCTCCGGCAAGGCCGGGCCGGCCACGCCGAGCACGAATCTGCCGCGCCGCTGGCCATCGCTCCCGATCCGGCAGACCTCCTCATGCTCCGCCGCCCTCCGAATCCGGGCCGCCCGCCTCCAGGTGACGAACGAGCCGCTGCGCCCTCTCACTGTCCATGTCGCGCAGGGCGTCGAGGACGGTCCCCGCGAGCGCGCGATGGTTCCCGGCGAAGCGGCCGAGATGAACGATCGCATCCTCGTCCCCGATCATCGTCAGTGCCTCGATCACCTCCGCCGACGGCGCGCGCTCAAGCTCGGCTACAAGGGGGGCCACGGCAGCCGCGTCCCCGGCGATGCCCAGGGCGATCGCCGCCAGACGCCGCACCGGGGACGACGGATCGCTCAGCCCCTCGCGAAGAAGCTCGACCGGGACTGCCGCCCTCGGCGCCAGTGCAAAAGCTGCCGCCCGCACCGACGCGTCCTTGTGATCGAGCAGCGGGCCGACGAATCCGGCGGGCAGGGACAGCGCCGCCTCCGCCGCCGCCTGCATGGCCAGGGGCAGAAGCGATGCTGGCAGGCCCTTCGACAGCACGATCCCCTTGAGTGCCGAGCGGGCGCGCGCGCCTTCCAGCCGCGCCAGCGTGCTCAGCACCGCGCGCTGTTCCACCAGCGGCACACGAATGCCGAAACCGGCGAAGCGCCGCCACAGCCGCTCCAGCGCCGGAACCGCCGCCGACAGCCCGCGCGACGCGATCTCCGAACACAGCGCTTCCGCCGTTGCCATCGACGCCTGCGGCAGCCGCGCGATCAGCGCTGCGTCCGAAAGGCCGGCAGCGTCAGCAGGTGCCTCCGGTGCGGCGGACGCGGTGACGCGGCCCGTATCGCTCAGGCCCCGCTCGTCGAAGAGGTCGGGCTGGCTCTCAGCCATCGCCCGACCGGCAGCTCGCCGCCCGGACATCTCTCCATCTTACCCATGCCCGGCAGAACCGGCATCCGCCGGCCTGTCTCTCGCCGCCGCCGTGTCCGCTCCCAGGCGACGACCCGGACCATACGATCACCAACTGCGCCTCCCGAGCCGCCGAGCAATTGTCTCCCGCAGTCGCCCCTTCTCCGCTCGCGGTCAGCATTGGCAGCGGGACCGCACACAGCACCAAGCGCATCTTCACGCTCGCCGATCGCGCGTGCCATGGGCGTCTTCGCCCGGCACGCCGCCGCGAGGGAGAGGCCGGCCGTGACGGGCGGCGGGGCGGGCGGCCTGGGTGAGCCTGCGCCTGCCGCTCGCGAGCGCAAGCCAGGGGGAGTTGAAGATGAGAACGGCGAAGACGATCCAGCGCGCTGCCAGC
This genomic window contains:
- a CDS encoding ATP-binding protein; protein product: MTGMGGTLEFSVANDLRGISSAAARIDAFCAAHDLAHGISFDVTLAFDELVTDAIGYGFDDGEHRIDLALRIEGGTLTVEVADDCRPFDPFQAPEHDLSAPVEERARGGLGIYLVRKTMDAVTYRREDGRNVVTLTKRTAAGEAA
- a CDS encoding LysR family transcriptional regulator, whose protein sequence is MTDREQDGVPSTSILIAFESAARLGNFSYAARELGTSQSAVSRHIASLEKQLSARLFERSPTGVSLTAAGLLYRKAVLVGLGALRAGAAEVAALSDEEPSEVVVACSEEVSHLFVTP
- a CDS encoding LysR substrate-binding domain-containing protein, which encodes SEVVVACSEEVSHLFVTPGIEALREALGPGTAIRVLAHADGSATMPPKTEADVLLTWDAGFAAPEDCTVIAAEAVGAFCSPGYAALHAEVLAGPVTGWGGLTFLCTTGSEEHRASWETWFAAAGRPASEPRYVPHDSYTHALDAALAGRGVVLGWRHLVWRYVESGLLAALSGGFVETSRRFHAALTPRGRNRPLARRCLTCFGGGS